One genomic region from Streptomyces sp. NBC_00457 encodes:
- a CDS encoding class I SAM-dependent methyltransferase: MRSGHQGTGPGAITPDGCAVEFYSRLPVGGEPDIIAGEVPAGADILELGCGVGRMTHPLLERGFTVTAVDESAEMLERVRGARTICSAIEDLDLGERFDVVLLASFLVHSGDIEVRRGLLRSCVRHLADGGCVLIQREGEDYHRDIPRERVDPSGFTVRVASSEPVGDGVNSVRAEYEFPDAVWTQTFLARPLTKEQFEGALAEEGLRVDKYLTDDRTWVRAVPAAGG, from the coding sequence ATGCGAAGTGGACATCAGGGGACGGGACCCGGGGCGATCACCCCGGACGGCTGTGCGGTCGAGTTCTACTCTCGGCTGCCCGTGGGGGGAGAGCCGGACATCATCGCCGGGGAGGTCCCGGCGGGCGCGGACATCCTGGAGCTGGGCTGCGGCGTGGGGCGAATGACCCATCCGCTGCTGGAACGCGGCTTCACGGTCACGGCGGTGGACGAATCCGCGGAGATGCTCGAACGGGTCCGCGGGGCCCGCACCATATGCAGCGCGATCGAGGATCTCGACCTCGGCGAGAGATTCGACGTGGTGCTGCTCGCGTCGTTCCTCGTGCACTCCGGTGACATCGAGGTGCGGCGAGGGCTGCTGCGGTCGTGCGTCCGGCATCTGGCCGACGGAGGCTGCGTGTTGATCCAACGGGAGGGAGAGGACTACCACAGGGACATACCGCGCGAGCGCGTCGATCCCAGCGGCTTCACCGTGCGGGTCGCGTCCTCGGAGCCGGTCGGCGACGGGGTGAACTCGGTGCGCGCGGAGTATGAGTTCCCGGACGCGGTCTGGACGCAGACGTTCCTGGCACGGCCGCTGACGAAGGAGCAGTTCGAGGGGGCGTTGGCGGAGGAGGGGCTGAGGGTGGACAAGTACCTGACGGACGATCGGACATGGGTGCGGGCGGTTCCCGCCGCCGGGGGGTGA
- a CDS encoding DUF6343 family protein: protein MRTGSEPATARSALRARFWLSVWGLVWAVFGTIAFALAGRPGWAIACGVLWLVITVDMALILRHIRQGPHYQPGRDIPPYRPPDQQYPTRPHQRRPPGRQPP, encoded by the coding sequence ATGCGTACGGGCAGTGAACCGGCGACCGCGCGCAGTGCACTGCGGGCGCGCTTCTGGCTGAGCGTGTGGGGCCTGGTCTGGGCGGTCTTCGGCACCATCGCTTTCGCGCTCGCCGGACGCCCGGGGTGGGCGATCGCCTGCGGGGTGCTGTGGCTGGTGATCACCGTCGACATGGCGCTGATCCTCCGGCACATCCGCCAGGGCCCGCACTACCAGCCGGGCCGCGACATCCCGCCGTACCGACCGCCGGACCAGCAGTACCCGACCCGACCGCACCAGCGGCGCCCGCCGGGCCGGCAGCCCCCATGA
- a CDS encoding acyltransferase domain-containing protein, protein MLPDTDALPEILLDLAVPHEDINELVRLRRTLTADAGAMRLLEECARGLVRDIGEILEYGEGLQLGERVAEAPAALGRYFAAYVLVAALPHTRAYHRARGIPADISRRTLADLGRNMAIHRRRHGRGGVQSPQWLTLHFRGELYQLGRLQFQRARLWRRAASELASAGMDATAGMPCLDIHIPEFLGPLSPDACDRSVALAREFFAEHYPEEEYRAVMCHSWLLDPQLKQYLTADSNIVRFQERFRIARQDTEPADTEPVQFVFGNPELPVERLPRRTSVERAVGDHLRAGGHWYIGHGWFPL, encoded by the coding sequence GTGCTGCCGGACACCGACGCGTTGCCCGAGATCCTGCTCGACCTTGCGGTACCCCACGAGGACATCAACGAACTGGTCCGCCTGCGGCGCACACTGACCGCCGACGCGGGGGCGATGCGGCTCCTGGAGGAGTGCGCCAGGGGACTGGTGCGCGACATCGGGGAGATCCTCGAGTACGGCGAGGGGCTGCAGCTGGGCGAGCGGGTCGCCGAGGCGCCCGCAGCGCTGGGCCGCTACTTCGCCGCGTACGTGCTCGTCGCGGCGCTTCCGCACACGCGCGCGTACCACCGCGCACGCGGTATTCCCGCCGACATCTCCCGGCGCACTCTCGCCGACCTCGGGCGGAACATGGCCATCCACCGCAGACGGCACGGGAGGGGAGGCGTGCAGTCCCCGCAGTGGCTCACCCTTCACTTCCGCGGCGAGCTGTACCAGTTGGGACGGCTCCAGTTCCAACGGGCGCGGCTCTGGCGGCGCGCGGCGTCGGAGCTCGCGTCCGCGGGGATGGACGCGACCGCCGGCATGCCCTGTCTGGACATCCACATCCCCGAATTCCTCGGCCCGCTGTCCCCGGACGCCTGTGACCGCTCGGTGGCGCTGGCCCGCGAGTTCTTCGCGGAGCACTACCCCGAGGAGGAGTACCGGGCTGTGATGTGCCACTCCTGGCTGCTGGACCCGCAGTTGAAGCAGTACCTCACCGCCGACTCCAACATCGTCCGGTTCCAGGAGCGGTTCCGGATCGCCCGCCAGGACACCGAGCCCGCCGACACGGAACCGGTCCAGTTCGTGTTCGGGAACCCGGAGTTGCCGGTGGAGAGGCTGCCGCGGCGCACGTCGGTGGAGCGGGCGGTCGGAGATCATCTGCGGGCGGGCGGGCACTGGTACATCGGTCACGGGTGGTTTCCGTTGTGA
- a CDS encoding RNA-binding S4 domain-containing protein, protein MASKAMDYDETNGWANGDGATPQGPGHEGHEGHERPVPVDAPTPATPATSTTAVPADAKTAAANDAAEAARPQNGETVRIDSWIWSVRLVKTRSMGAAACKGGHVRVNGERVKPAHSVRVGDEVRLRHEGRERIVIVKRVIRKRVGAPVAVQCYVDNSPPPPPREAVAPAGIRDRGTGRPTKRDRRELERLRALRGLSGRATGDRPAGGRPTGGRSEGR, encoded by the coding sequence ATGGCTTCGAAGGCTATGGACTACGACGAGACGAACGGCTGGGCGAACGGCGACGGGGCCACGCCTCAGGGACCAGGGCACGAGGGGCATGAGGGGCACGAGCGCCCCGTCCCCGTCGACGCCCCCACACCCGCCACACCGGCCACATCCACCACCGCCGTCCCGGCCGACGCCAAGACTGCCGCCGCGAACGACGCCGCCGAAGCCGCCCGCCCGCAGAACGGCGAGACCGTCCGCATCGACAGCTGGATCTGGTCCGTACGCCTGGTCAAGACCCGCTCGATGGGCGCCGCCGCCTGCAAGGGCGGCCACGTGCGGGTGAACGGCGAGCGCGTCAAGCCCGCCCATTCCGTCCGCGTCGGCGACGAGGTCCGCCTGCGGCACGAAGGCCGGGAGCGGATCGTCATCGTCAAGCGCGTGATCCGGAAGCGGGTCGGCGCCCCCGTAGCCGTCCAGTGCTACGTCGACAACAGCCCGCCGCCCCCGCCCCGCGAGGCCGTCGCCCCCGCCGGCATCCGCGACCGGGGCACGGGCCGCCCGACCAAACGAGACCGCCGCGAGCTGGAACGCCTACGGGCGCTGCGCGGACTGAGCGGCCGCGCCACGGGGGACCGTCCGGCAGGAGGCCGCCCCACGGGAGGCCGATCCGAAGGCCGCTGA
- a CDS encoding tetratricopeptide repeat protein, translated as MPETSGSTGRTPETHVIDFRAAEHLLAARDPRGAVKLLDPVIAAHPENTAARLLRARAFFAAAQLRPAELEFTIVLEREPDNAFAHFALARTYERQARHDEAKRHFRLAAALDPNPEYIKAARFDG; from the coding sequence GTGCCCGAGACCAGCGGATCGACCGGACGTACTCCGGAGACCCATGTCATCGACTTCCGTGCCGCCGAGCATCTGCTCGCCGCACGGGACCCGCGGGGCGCGGTGAAACTGCTCGACCCGGTGATCGCGGCGCACCCGGAGAACACCGCCGCACGGCTGCTCCGCGCGCGTGCCTTCTTCGCGGCCGCGCAACTGCGACCTGCCGAGTTGGAGTTCACCATCGTCCTGGAGCGCGAACCGGACAACGCGTTCGCGCACTTCGCCCTCGCCCGCACCTATGAGCGCCAGGCGCGGCACGACGAGGCCAAACGCCACTTCCGGCTCGCGGCCGCCCTGGACCCGAACCCGGAGTACATCAAGGCGGCACGCTTCGACGGATGA
- a CDS encoding GNAT family N-acetyltransferase: MTSVVAPEPEGELMMSVVLRRASASDARAAADVWLRSYSAALPTVGRAHSDDEVRAYFRDVVIPRGTTWVAEAMVESGGAGVVVGMMTLDGEEVNALYLDPGWRGRGIGDRFVALAKELSPTGLALWAFQVNHPAQRFYERHGFTEVHRTDGSGNEEREPDIRYAWRP, encoded by the coding sequence ATGACGTCCGTTGTCGCCCCGGAACCGGAAGGGGAGCTCATGATGTCCGTCGTCCTCCGTCGGGCCTCCGCCTCGGATGCCCGCGCGGCGGCGGACGTGTGGCTGCGCTCCTACAGCGCCGCCCTGCCCACCGTCGGGCGGGCCCACTCCGACGACGAGGTGCGCGCGTACTTCCGGGACGTGGTGATACCGCGGGGCACGACGTGGGTCGCGGAGGCCATGGTCGAGAGCGGGGGCGCCGGTGTGGTCGTCGGCATGATGACCCTGGACGGCGAGGAAGTGAACGCGCTGTATCTCGACCCCGGTTGGCGCGGGCGGGGCATCGGGGACCGTTTCGTCGCCCTGGCCAAGGAGCTCAGCCCCACCGGCCTCGCCCTGTGGGCCTTCCAGGTCAACCACCCCGCCCAGCGCTTCTACGAACGGCACGGCTTCACAGAGGTCCACCGCACCGACGGCAGCGGCAACGAGGAGCGGGAGCCCGATATCCGGTATGCCTGGCGGCCCTGA
- a CDS encoding RidA family protein codes for MIQRVTVPSLFPPPTYSHASVVEAGTKLAFLAGAVPLDAEGKLVGEGDPVRQAEQVIANLRVQLRSVGSDLAHVVSTDVYVVSGETAVLSAVWDVVEASGLSAGPHSSTLLGVACLGYTGQLVEITATAVVPEPEEASA; via the coding sequence GTGATCCAGCGCGTCACCGTCCCGAGTCTCTTTCCTCCGCCGACCTACTCCCACGCCTCCGTCGTCGAGGCCGGCACGAAGCTCGCGTTCCTCGCCGGGGCCGTGCCGCTCGACGCCGAGGGGAAGCTGGTCGGGGAGGGAGATCCCGTGCGACAGGCCGAGCAGGTGATCGCCAACCTGCGTGTGCAACTGCGGTCGGTCGGGAGTGACTTGGCCCATGTCGTATCGACCGACGTGTATGTCGTGAGCGGTGAGACCGCGGTGCTGTCCGCCGTGTGGGACGTCGTCGAGGCGTCGGGGCTGAGTGCGGGACCGCACTCGTCCACGCTCCTCGGCGTCGCCTGCCTCGGCTACACCGGGCAGCTGGTCGAGATCACGGCGACGGCCGTCGTCCCTGAGCCGGAAGAGGCGAGCGCATGA
- a CDS encoding NCS1 family nucleobase:cation symporter-1 has product MSLADRAEATGTAAFVPDPRLTNEDLAPAGKRNWKVFDLFAMWMSDVHNLGNYTFAAGLLVLGMNVWQVFTSLLVGFVLIYIGMNWMGSIGQRHGVPFPVVSRISFGVWGANIPALIRAVIAIMWYGIQTYLASVAVNVMLLAAWPGLESWTHSSFLGLDALGWVSFLSLWLIQAAIISQGMESVRKFQDFCGPAIWVVMIALAVWVLAKAGWTISLTSTPHPVSVGEQWRQWFGAIGLILATYGTLMLNFCDFSRFAPDYRTVRRGNFWGLPINSTAFVVVSVIVTAGSLEVFGEAITDPAELVAKVGNTWVLVLAALTFAIATMGVNIVANFVSPAYDLANVWPQKITFKIGGMISTVAALLVTPWNLFSNPTVVQYFLGGLGAFLGPLFGVIMVDYYWVKRGRVDVNELFDATPGSRYYYKKGVNPKALWAFLPAAGVAAVLALVKTFSDVAPYSWFIGTALAAGLYVLLCRSERAAAPASVSEKPVEV; this is encoded by the coding sequence GTGTCCCTCGCCGACCGTGCCGAAGCCACCGGCACAGCAGCGTTCGTCCCCGATCCCCGGCTCACCAACGAAGACCTCGCCCCCGCGGGCAAGCGCAACTGGAAGGTCTTCGACCTCTTCGCCATGTGGATGTCCGACGTCCACAACCTGGGCAACTACACCTTCGCCGCCGGCCTGCTGGTCCTCGGCATGAACGTGTGGCAGGTCTTCACGTCCCTGCTCGTCGGCTTCGTGCTCATCTACATCGGCATGAACTGGATGGGCAGCATCGGCCAGCGCCACGGCGTGCCCTTCCCGGTCGTCAGCCGCATCAGCTTCGGCGTCTGGGGTGCGAACATCCCCGCGCTGATCAGGGCCGTGATCGCCATCATGTGGTACGGCATCCAGACCTACCTGGCCTCCGTCGCGGTCAACGTGATGCTGCTCGCCGCCTGGCCGGGCCTGGAGTCCTGGACCCACAGCTCCTTCCTCGGTCTTGACGCGCTCGGCTGGGTGTCCTTTCTGTCCCTGTGGCTGATACAGGCGGCGATCATCAGCCAGGGCATGGAGTCGGTGCGGAAGTTCCAGGACTTCTGCGGACCGGCGATCTGGGTGGTGATGATCGCGTTGGCGGTCTGGGTCCTGGCCAAGGCCGGCTGGACCATCTCGCTCACCTCGACCCCGCATCCGGTCTCCGTCGGCGAGCAGTGGCGGCAGTGGTTCGGCGCGATCGGCCTGATCCTCGCCACGTACGGCACTCTGATGCTCAACTTCTGCGACTTCTCCCGCTTCGCGCCGGACTACCGCACCGTGCGCCGCGGCAACTTCTGGGGCCTGCCGATCAACTCGACCGCCTTCGTGGTCGTGTCCGTGATCGTCACGGCCGGCTCGCTGGAGGTCTTCGGCGAGGCCATCACCGACCCGGCGGAGCTGGTCGCCAAGGTCGGCAACACCTGGGTGCTGGTGCTGGCGGCCCTGACCTTCGCCATCGCCACCATGGGCGTCAACATCGTCGCCAACTTCGTCTCACCGGCGTACGACCTGGCCAACGTCTGGCCCCAGAAGATCACCTTCAAGATCGGCGGCATGATCAGCACGGTGGCCGCGCTGCTGGTGACGCCGTGGAACCTCTTCTCGAACCCGACGGTCGTCCAGTACTTCCTCGGCGGCCTGGGTGCCTTCCTGGGACCCCTCTTCGGCGTGATCATGGTCGACTACTACTGGGTCAAGCGCGGCCGGGTCGACGTCAACGAGCTGTTCGACGCCACGCCCGGCTCGCGCTACTACTACAAGAAGGGCGTCAATCCCAAGGCGCTGTGGGCGTTCCTGCCGGCGGCGGGAGTCGCGGCGGTGCTGGCCCTGGTGAAGACGTTCAGCGATGTGGCGCCGTACTCCTGGTTCATCGGCACCGCGTTGGCGGCGGGGCTCTATGTGCTGCTGTGCCGCAGCGAGCGGGCGGCTGCCCCCGCATCCGTTTCCGAGAAGCCCGTGGAGGTCTGA
- the pip gene encoding prolyl aminopeptidase — protein MALYPEIEPYDHGMLDVGDGNRVYWETCGNPHGKPALVLHGGPGSGCSPYPRRLFDPAAYRIVLLDQRGCGRSTPPTSAYETDMSVNTTDRLIADLELLRRELGIGRWLVWGVSWGSVLGLRYAQTHPEVVSELVLTGVATGANPEVALLTRGLGKIFPAAFERFVGELPVDERDGNLAAAYNRLLESPDAEVRARAARAWTDWETSTIPAPPRSVPRFEDPVFRLGFARTVTHYWGNDHFLGDGNDQGVVLRDAHLLKGIPGTLVQGSLDFGNLLGIVWRLHHAWQGSELVMIDEVGHDAGAPGVAEALVAATDKYAVR, from the coding sequence ATGGCTCTCTATCCGGAGATCGAACCGTACGACCACGGCATGCTCGACGTCGGTGACGGCAACCGCGTGTACTGGGAGACCTGCGGCAATCCGCACGGCAAGCCCGCGCTGGTGCTGCACGGCGGTCCGGGATCGGGATGTTCGCCGTATCCGCGGCGCCTGTTCGACCCGGCCGCGTACCGGATCGTGCTGCTCGACCAGCGGGGCTGCGGGCGTTCGACGCCGCCGACGAGCGCGTATGAGACCGACATGAGCGTCAATACGACGGATCGTCTCATCGCCGATCTGGAGCTGCTGCGGCGGGAGTTGGGGATCGGGCGGTGGCTGGTGTGGGGCGTGTCGTGGGGCTCGGTGCTGGGGCTGCGGTATGCGCAGACGCATCCCGAGGTGGTGTCGGAGCTGGTGCTGACGGGGGTGGCGACCGGGGCCAACCCCGAAGTCGCCCTGCTGACCAGGGGACTTGGGAAGATCTTTCCGGCGGCGTTCGAGCGGTTCGTCGGTGAACTGCCCGTCGACGAGAGGGACGGCAACCTCGCGGCCGCGTACAACCGGCTGCTCGAGTCACCGGATGCGGAGGTGCGGGCGCGGGCCGCGCGGGCCTGGACCGACTGGGAGACGTCGACCATTCCCGCGCCGCCGCGTTCGGTGCCGCGGTTCGAGGATCCGGTGTTCCGTCTGGGATTCGCCCGCACGGTCACGCACTACTGGGGCAACGATCACTTCCTGGGCGACGGCAATGACCAGGGCGTCGTCCTGCGTGATGCGCACCTGCTCAAAGGCATTCCCGGCACGCTCGTCCAGGGCAGCCTGGACTTCGGCAACCTGCTCGGCATCGTGTGGCGGCTTCATCACGCCTGGCAGGGAAGCGAGTTGGTGATGATCGACGAGGTCGGCCACGATGCCGGGGCGCCGGGGGTGGCCGAGGCGCTGGTGGCGGCGACGGACAAGTACGCGGTCCGCTAG
- a CDS encoding GNAT family N-acetyltransferase, giving the protein MKDDQALRVHDRLAASPWLRPVTFGEGRRFGLWDLASLAEGALGTCVDPDSLTVSGEKRLRVRLGSSGREYRYDEDFGRRYWIRTPGGGCGTVGTVAVDTWPIGAGALRLSSLYVHPVARRRGIASAVLDMVYDACRAEGLHGFRLDTHWTWHRTVRYYLGRGLWVTSWKHALGFARLAYLPRYEVMETDGELTFLIADSEEPGEGPTSGGSTAMVPLLVARNAGGRLRLRETERYRRMRDERDAVRLYARSTLALHLAVRGWPLVRGEEERSEAAWSCDIGEPEGLAYKIAIFERVAREEGWCVESPYADGRVVPFGERFGERFGERFGERENSDAVPG; this is encoded by the coding sequence ATGAAGGATGATCAAGCTCTCCGCGTGCACGACCGTCTGGCGGCCTCCCCCTGGCTGCGCCCCGTCACCTTCGGTGAGGGCCGCCGGTTCGGTCTCTGGGATCTCGCCTCACTCGCGGAGGGCGCACTCGGCACCTGCGTCGACCCGGACTCGCTCACGGTCTCCGGGGAGAAGCGCTTACGCGTCCGACTGGGCTCGTCGGGGCGCGAGTACAGGTACGACGAGGACTTCGGAAGGAGGTACTGGATTCGGACACCCGGTGGCGGGTGCGGCACGGTGGGGACCGTCGCCGTGGACACCTGGCCCATCGGCGCGGGCGCGTTGCGACTCTCCTCGCTCTACGTCCATCCCGTGGCCCGGCGGCGGGGAATCGCGTCGGCCGTCCTGGACATGGTGTACGACGCCTGCCGCGCCGAAGGGCTGCACGGGTTCCGTCTGGACACGCACTGGACCTGGCATCGGACCGTCCGCTACTACCTCGGCCGGGGGCTGTGGGTCACGTCCTGGAAGCACGCGCTGGGATTCGCCAGGCTTGCCTATCTGCCCCGGTATGAAGTCATGGAGACGGATGGTGAGTTGACGTTTCTGATCGCCGACTCGGAAGAGCCGGGCGAAGGGCCCACAAGCGGCGGGTCCACGGCGATGGTCCCGCTCCTCGTGGCCAGGAACGCCGGCGGGCGGCTCCGCCTGCGGGAGACCGAGCGGTATCGGCGTATGCGGGATGAGCGCGATGCCGTACGCCTGTATGCGCGTTCGACACTGGCGCTGCACCTCGCGGTGCGGGGTTGGCCGTTGGTGCGAGGGGAGGAGGAGCGGTCCGAGGCCGCATGGTCGTGTGACATCGGTGAGCCGGAGGGACTCGCCTACAAGATCGCGATCTTCGAGCGGGTTGCCCGGGAGGAGGGCTGGTGTGTGGAGAGCCCGTATGCCGACGGCCGGGTTGTGCCGTTCGGGGAGCGGTTCGGCGAGCGGTTCGGCGAGCGGTTCGGCGAGCGGGAAAATTCGGATGCCGTACCCGGGTGA
- a CDS encoding uracil-DNA glycosylase, with product MDGLADLDQRVAGCRACPRLVAWREEVARTKRAAFADWTYWGRPVPGFGPGDARLLVVGLAPAAHGGNRTGRMFTGDRSGDVLYQALYDVGLASQPSSVSADDGLELYGVRVTAPVHCAPPANKPTPGERDTCRPWLVQELRLLRPTVRAVVVLGAFGWQATLPALAEAGWSVPRPRPVFGHGVRVPLDGLDIFGCFHVSQRNTFTGRLTPAMLRDVLRTAAGAAGLSRAN from the coding sequence ATGGACGGTCTCGCCGATCTCGACCAGCGGGTCGCGGGCTGTAGGGCCTGCCCGCGGCTGGTCGCCTGGCGTGAGGAGGTGGCCCGTACCAAGCGTGCTGCCTTCGCCGACTGGACGTATTGGGGGCGGCCGGTTCCGGGGTTCGGGCCGGGGGATGCCCGGTTGCTGGTCGTGGGACTGGCGCCGGCCGCGCACGGCGGGAACCGCACTGGGCGGATGTTCACGGGTGACCGTTCCGGAGACGTGCTGTATCAGGCGCTGTACGACGTGGGGCTGGCGTCGCAGCCCAGTTCCGTGTCGGCGGACGACGGGCTCGAGCTGTACGGCGTCCGAGTCACCGCGCCCGTGCACTGCGCCCCGCCCGCGAACAAGCCCACGCCGGGCGAGCGGGACACGTGCCGTCCCTGGCTCGTTCAGGAGCTGAGGCTGCTGCGGCCGACGGTGCGGGCGGTGGTGGTGCTCGGTGCCTTCGGGTGGCAGGCCACGCTGCCCGCGCTCGCGGAGGCCGGGTGGAGCGTGCCGAGGCCGCGTCCCGTCTTTGGGCACGGTGTCAGGGTCCCGCTCGACGGGCTCGACATCTTCGGTTGCTTTCACGTCAGTCAGCGCAACACCTTCACCGGCCGGCTCACGCCCGCGATGCTGCGGGACGTACTCCGCACGGCGGCCGGGGCGGCGGGCCTGAGCCGCGCGAATTGA
- a CDS encoding aspartate/glutamate racemase family protein, which yields MRIVVTNCNTTQEMTAEIVRGARAAAGPGTTVTGLTPAWGPESAEGWLDSYLSAAAVLDTLRTYEGPAYDAVVMAGFGEHGREAVRELVDVPVVDITEAAAHLACLLGRRYGVVTTLERSRGQIEDSLETAGVGRNCAAVVGTGLSVLDLGDAARTEAAFLTAAERACAAGAEVLVLGCAGMTGLQRAVGEKLGIPVVDGVGAAVKLAESLVGLGLMTSRAGSYAKPVPKRRVWGSSAE from the coding sequence GTGCGGATCGTCGTCACCAACTGCAACACCACGCAGGAGATGACCGCGGAGATCGTACGAGGTGCCCGGGCCGCCGCAGGCCCGGGCACCACCGTGACCGGGCTGACCCCCGCGTGGGGACCCGAGTCGGCGGAGGGCTGGCTGGACAGCTATCTGTCGGCCGCGGCGGTCCTCGACACGTTGCGGACGTATGAGGGTCCTGCGTACGACGCCGTGGTCATGGCGGGCTTCGGGGAGCACGGGCGAGAGGCCGTCCGGGAGTTGGTGGACGTACCGGTCGTCGACATCACGGAGGCGGCGGCGCATCTGGCGTGTCTGCTCGGCCGGCGGTACGGGGTGGTGACCACGCTGGAACGGTCGCGTGGGCAGATCGAGGACAGTCTGGAGACGGCGGGCGTCGGGCGCAATTGCGCGGCCGTCGTGGGAACAGGGCTGAGCGTCCTCGACCTGGGTGACGCCGCGCGCACGGAGGCGGCGTTCCTGACGGCGGCCGAGCGGGCGTGCGCTGCGGGGGCGGAGGTTCTTGTACTGGGGTGTGCCGGGATGACGGGGCTTCAGCGGGCTGTGGGGGAGAAGCTGGGCATTCCGGTTGTCGACGGGGTCGGGGCGGCGGTGAAGCTGGCGGAGTCGCTGGTGGGGCTGGGGCTGATGACGAGCAGGGCGGGGAGTTATGCGAAGCCGGTGCCGAAGAGGAGGGTGTGGGGGTCGTCGGCGGAGTGA
- a CDS encoding GntR family transcriptional regulator gives MSSVTKIEPLGAVRERVLANLRQEIIAGRLRPGDRLVERELAERFGVSRVPVREAIRALVAEGFVHFETPRRTVVRRLTPNDVKELFELREALEVYAAGLAAARATPQDLAEVEELLERAATATEAGDAEAITDINSRLHDRIVAMADNSLLLQALEPVAGRLRWMTRRNEEWPQLLVEHRELYEAIASGDPERARAHALAHVRTNYRSTVRQLFGEAELP, from the coding sequence ATGAGCTCCGTGACGAAGATCGAACCCCTCGGCGCGGTTCGCGAGCGCGTCCTGGCGAACCTGCGACAGGAGATCATCGCGGGCCGCCTCCGCCCCGGCGACCGGCTCGTGGAGCGGGAGCTCGCCGAACGCTTCGGCGTCTCCCGCGTGCCGGTCCGTGAAGCGATCCGCGCGCTGGTCGCGGAGGGGTTCGTCCACTTCGAGACGCCACGCCGTACGGTCGTCCGCCGGCTGACCCCGAACGACGTCAAGGAACTCTTCGAGCTGCGCGAGGCGCTCGAGGTGTACGCGGCGGGACTGGCCGCCGCGCGCGCGACCCCGCAGGACCTGGCCGAGGTGGAGGAACTGCTCGAGCGCGCCGCCACCGCGACCGAGGCCGGGGACGCGGAGGCGATCACCGACATCAACAGCCGCCTGCACGACCGCATCGTGGCCATGGCCGACAACAGCCTGCTGCTTCAGGCCCTCGAACCGGTCGCCGGCCGCCTGCGCTGGATGACCCGGCGGAACGAGGAATGGCCCCAACTCCTCGTGGAGCACCGCGAGTTGTACGAGGCGATCGCCTCCGGCGACCCGGAGCGAGCCCGCGCTCACGCACTCGCCCACGTGCGGACCAACTACCGCTCGACGGTACGGCAGCTGTTCGGCGAGGCCGAACTTCCCTAG
- a CDS encoding DoxX family protein, which produces MSEPTASVSTPASASSRRLVIAESATARGRRARIALRGLQVLLALFYVIASALPKLIAHPTAAEGFNEMGWGSTGMYIIGALELAGGIALLIPVLQSVAALALSGLMVGAFVVTLTYFNGENAATPLILIVPLALIAWARRGHNADLLRLVRLERRRA; this is translated from the coding sequence ATGTCCGAGCCCACCGCTTCGGTCAGCACCCCCGCTTCCGCCTCGTCCCGCCGTCTCGTCATCGCCGAGTCCGCGACCGCCCGTGGCCGGCGTGCCCGCATCGCCCTGCGCGGCCTGCAGGTGCTGCTCGCCCTCTTCTACGTGATCGCGAGCGCACTGCCCAAGCTGATCGCGCACCCCACCGCCGCCGAGGGCTTCAACGAGATGGGCTGGGGCAGCACGGGGATGTACATCATCGGCGCCCTCGAACTGGCCGGAGGCATAGCGCTGTTGATTCCGGTACTGCAGTCGGTGGCGGCGTTGGCGCTGAGCGGTCTGATGGTGGGCGCGTTCGTCGTCACCCTCACGTACTTCAACGGGGAGAACGCCGCGACTCCGCTGATCCTCATCGTGCCGCTCGCGCTCATCGCCTGGGCTCGGCGAGGGCACAACGCGGACCTTCTGCGGCTGGTGCGGCTGGAGCGACGACGGGCGTGA